In the genome of Cyclopterus lumpus isolate fCycLum1 chromosome 19, fCycLum1.pri, whole genome shotgun sequence, one region contains:
- the scd gene encoding acyl-CoA desaturase encodes MRLLRSQLPLSHSRLQEFSPHSSPFFTARNLFSTRLLLFEHHQTAATMTETEALEKKQQHKSSNGNVPPEAAREDVFDHTYKEKEGPKPPSSIVWRNVVLMTLLHIGAAYGVVLLPSASPLTLLWSLLCFFISALGVTAGAHRLWSHRSYKASLPLKIFLGLANSMSFQNDIFEWARDHRVHHKYSETDADPHNAVRGFFFAHIGWLMLRKHPDVIEKGKKLELTDLKSDKVVMFQRKYYKPSVLLMCFFVPMAVPWYMWGESLWVAYYIPALLRYTLVLNATWLVNSAAHMWGNRPYDKTINPRENAFVTFSAIGEGFHNYHHTFPYDYATSEFGCKLNLTTCFIDAMCFLGLAKDVKRGSRELVQARLQRTGDGSHRSG; translated from the exons ATGCGTTTGCTACGCAGTCAACTACCACTCTCTCATTCCCGGCTACAGGAGTTTTCACCACATTCATCTCCGTTTTTCACAGCCAGGAATCTCTTTTCTACTCGTCTGCTTCTCTTTG AGCATCACCAAACCGCAGCCACGATGACGGAGACGGAGGCGTtggagaagaagcagcagcacaagTCTAGCAACGGAAATGTTCCTCCAGAAGCCGCCAGAGAAGACGTGTTTGATCACAcatacaaagaaaaagaagggccCAAACCTCCCTCGAGCATCGTCTGGAGAAATGTCGTGTTGATGACTCTGTTGCATATAGGCGCCGCTTACGGCGTGGTTCTCCTCCCTTCAGCATCTCCGTTGACCTTGCTTTGGT CcttactttgtttttttattagtgcTTTAGGAGTTACTGCGGGAGCTCATCGCCTGTGGAGTCACAGATCCTACAAGGCCTCACTACCTCTAAAGATCTTTCTTGGTCTTGCCAACTCCATGTCATTTCAG AATGATATCTTTGAGTGGGCTCGAGACCACAGGGTTCACCACAAATATTCGGAGACAGATGCTGACCCGCACAACGCCGTCCGGGGCTTCTTCTTCGCTCACATTGGCTGGCTGATGCTGCGCAAACACCCCGACGTCattgagaaaggaaaaaagctGGAACTCACTGACCTGAAGTCTGACAAAGTTGTGATGTTTCAGAGGAA GTATTACAAGCCGTCTGTGCTGCTCATGTGCTTCTTCGTCCCGATGGCCGTGCCTTGGTACATGTGGGGGGAGTCTCTGTGGGTGGCGTACTACATCCCCGCTCTGTTGAGGTACACCTTGGTGCTGAACGCCACCTGGCTGGTCAACAGCGCGGCTCACATGTGGGGAAACAGGCCCTATGACAAGACCATCAACCCCAGGGAGAACGCGTTTGTCACATTCAGCGCTATAG GTGAGGGATTTCACAACTACCACCACACGTTCCCCTACGACTATGCAACAAGTGAGTTTGGCTGCAAGTTGAACCTTACCACTTGTTTCATCGACGCCATGTGCTTCTTGGGCCTGGCCAAGGACGTCAAGAGAGGGTCCCGTGAGCTGGTGCAGGCCCGGTTACAGCGCACTGGAGACGGAAGCCACCGGAGTGGCTAA